The genomic DNA GTTGGTTGTTTTCCGGGGAGGAAGGGGCAATCTCATTAAATAAATATTCGACCCATTCCAGAAGTCACCAGTAGTTTACTAATTTATTTTCCTAGGTTTACGCAGAATATGAGTTCCAGTATATAAAAGTCCCAAAGCCAGGATGACTGTGATTAAACTGAACAAACTATAAGCTTCTCTATAGGCAAGATCTGTTAACCCAGTGGCGATAATGATCCCCATGGCACCCCCTAGCTGCAGTACCATTCTAGATAATGAACTAGTATCTGCATAGATGTCTTTAGAAGCCCACTCCAAAGGTGCAGACAATACTGCAATAGTAGAAATACCAATACCAAACCCACGAATCAAAAAAGCTAGGCCTTCAAACCAAATTTTCTGCACACTAAAACCTAGTAAGAAAGTTGCTATTCCTACTATTAGCAAACCTATAGGAATGATTAACAAAGAATTCATTCGTTTAATAATTTCCCATTTCATGCAATTTCTAGAAATAAGTGCACCAACGCCCTGAACACACAACATGGCTCCTATGAAGTTAAGTGATTGTTGATCATCCATATGTATTCGTACGTTTGGGTATAATACGAGAAAACCAAAAAATATAAGTCCTACTACAAAAGAAGAAAAAATAGCTATACTATACCCAAAAGATTGGAATCCCTTTAACTGAATAGCAGAATTTTCCTTATGGCTCATATCCCAGATACTGAATAGAAGTACTGTTAGACCTATACCAAAAGATAAGAGGTAAATAAAAGTGTTTTGAAATAAAAGACTACTTTGCTTGAGTAAAAAGAGTATTAGTGTATATCCCAAACAAAATAAAATTAAACCTACTAATCGATAATGACGCCCAGTAACTGGTTCTGATCTGGGAATATGGGGATAGCCTAGTAGTAGAGTCAGGAGAATAATGGGTAGATTCATTAAAAACAATGCCTGCCAGGAAAAATAAGTAGATATCAAGGAGCCGAATAAAGGTGCAATCGCAGGAATAAAAGCAGCGGGTATCCCCACATATGCCATCATCATACGTAAATTTTCTCTCCCAAAATTGTTAACCAAAATAATTTGTACTAGTGGTGTTAAAAGACCAGCTCCCAAGCCTTGAAGTAGACGCCCTAGTACTAAAGTTGAAAAATAGGGAGTAGAAAGACCACCTATTAAGGATCCTAAAGCAAAAATAAACATAGCACCGATCCAAGTTCGTAGGATTCCATAACGGTGAGTGATGGTAGGTAAAATGGGAATCATAAGAGCCATACCTATAAGGTAAGCAGTCATTACCCAAGTAATCTCATCAGAATGTAGTGAAAAAGATCGCTCAATATCTCCTAATACTACCGTTACTATCGTTGTATCCAACAGAGGCAGGATACTGGTTAGTACGCAGATAAACACAACTAGTTTCTCTTTGGTTTTCATATTGATACCTGCATTGTTTAAGTTTCTGTTTATATATAAACTCGTTCCATTAAAGCCATAAAATTTTTATTAGAAATTAACTTATTTTGTCTAATATCCAGCTGTATTCTTGCTCTTAGTCCAAGGACTAAATTGGTTTAATAAATCCACTCTAATTCTACCAAAACAAGAGAAAAATTCCATTAATTTAGATACAAAAAAATTTAGTAAACTCATAGTTGTATACCCATGGAAATATAAAAAATAGTCTTTAATGATAGGAGATAAATTTTGGATGGTTAGGAGGGGGGAATCTGTTATTTATAGATATTGCTATGGAAATTTTTAATACCATAACTTCAAGCTTATTTTATAAGATATTTCATGGATTATTGTAGATTGTTCTATTGTCACCCAACTAATTTTTAGTATTTAAGTAAAAAATTATTCAGAGATATCTCATGATCATTCGAATTATCAAGATCAGAAGAGAGGACATGCCCAAAATTCTATCTCTTCTGACTGATTTCTGATATCACTCGAGTAAAATTTTGAATAAAGTATGTTCATTATAAAAAAATAGAATAACAGGACATGTGCCCTTGCATTTTTCTTTATACAGATTATTCATCTATGTACTTGACAAAGATGTAGGATTCTCCACCTAGTGTTATAACTGGATGGAGATGAATAGTTATTTGTTCGGAACACATTGTATTTTTTTATTTTGGCTATAATTTATGTTATCTGTTTATCCGTGATCCTTAATTTAAAGTGTAGAGGATATCAATCCCGTTTCATATTTATTTATTTTTACGACTTCTTTTCTTGGTAGAATCTCGGTTTTAGTGATGGCGCCTTATCTGGATTTTCATCTATAAAATCCAGGTATTGTTGATAAAATGTTGGTAAAGAGCTTTCACTTACCGGCTCGTTCAGACAATCTAAAAGCTCTTCTAAATTTCCTTCTTTCTTACATTTTAGATCAGCGAATCTTATTTCCTTTTCTTGTTTGACTTCCTCATGTTCTGATGTCACTTCTTGAGTGGTATCACTTATCACTGGTGTTGATGGCTCTTCTGCAGGTGTCACTTCAGTAGATCTTGATGCCACTGCTGGCATAGACTCACTTATGGCTGGTTCTAATGCCTCTTCTGCAAGTTTCACTTCAGCTGATTCTGATACTGCTACTGGAGCAGTTTCACTGACAGCCGGTGTTGACGGCTCTTCTGTAGGTGTCACTTCATCAGATCTTGGTGTCACTGCTAGCGAAGTTTCACTTACCGCTGGTGTTGATGCCTCTTCTGTAGGTTTCACTTTATCT from Neisseriaceae bacterium includes the following:
- a CDS encoding MFS transporter encodes the protein MKTKEKLVVFICVLTSILPLLDTTIVTVVLGDIERSFSLHSDEITWVMTAYLIGMALMIPILPTITHRYGILRTWIGAMFIFALGSLIGGLSTPYFSTLVLGRLLQGLGAGLLTPLVQIILVNNFGRENLRMMMAYVGIPAAFIPAIAPLFGSLISTYFSWQALFLMNLPIILLTLLLGYPHIPRSEPVTGRHYRLVGLILFCLGYTLILFLLKQSSLLFQNTFIYLLSFGIGLTVLLFSIWDMSHKENSAIQLKGFQSFGYSIAIFSSFVVGLIFFGFLVLYPNVRIHMDDQQSLNFIGAMLCVQGVGALISRNCMKWEIIKRMNSLLIIPIGLLIVGIATFLLGFSVQKIWFEGLAFLIRGFGIGISTIAVLSAPLEWASKDIYADTSSLSRMVLQLGGAMGIIIATGLTDLAYREAYSLFSLITVILALGLLYTGTHILRKPRKIN